The region TTTAATGGCAATCAGCGCCACGATAAAGGCGGTGATGAAGCCAACGGCGAACATCGGAATGTCGCCCGTGGTAAGGAAACCAATGCTTTTATAGAGGTCAAGCGCGGTGGCGCCCATCATCATCGGCACCGCCAGCAGGAACGAGAACTCTGACGCGGCGTAACGGCTTACGCCCATCAGCATCCCGCCGGAGATGGTAGCGCCTGAACGCGAGAAGCCCGGCCACAGCGCCAGACACTGGAAGCAACCAATGATAAACGCCTGACGATACGTCATGTCGTCCAGGCCTTCCGCGCGCGGCGTTTTTGGCTTCAGCACTTCCGCGGCGATCAGCAGTAAGCCCCCCACCACCAGCGCGTACATTACGTTAATCGGGTTAAACAGAGATTTGATGACGTCGTGGAACACCAGGCCCAGCACCACCGCAGGGATCATCCCGAGCAGAATATGGATCAGTGACAGACGACCTTTACCGGCCCCCTCGTGCTGAGGCGGACGACCAAAATGGATGCCGATCAGGCCAAACAGGCGACGCCAGAACATCACGACCACCGCCAGAATGGACCCCAGCTGGATCACCACTTCAAACGTTTTTGCGGTATCGCCTTCAAAGCCCAGCAGATGGCCAACGATAATCATATGGCCCGTACTGGAGACCGGCAAAAACTCCGTCAATCCTTCGACCACACCCAGTATTGCCGCCACCAGCAGCGAGTGCATATCGCTCATCTATAAACCCCTAAAAAGATATAAAAAAACGGTGCCCCATACGGACAACCGATAAGATACAGTCTTGAGACCGGTATAACCTAAAATGGTTTAGCAATTATGACGTTAAATCTTGCCTTTCAGATTTGTGCCACGCTCAATAATGACGCCAACATTGGCGGCGCGCGCCACCGCGCCCGGCTTGCTCAGCTTGATGCGCACCCACGGTGACTTAAATTTTTTCAGCAATAATTCTGCGACTTCTTCCGCCACCCGTTCGACAAGCGCAAAACGCTGCCCTTCAACGTGGGCGATGACCGTTTCACTGATATCGGCATAGCTCAGACAGTCGTTCACGTCATCGCTTTTTGCCGATTTGCGGTTATCCCACCCCATTTCGATATCGAACACCAGTTTCTGCTCGATGGTCTGTTCCCAGTCGTAAACACCA is a window of Enterobacter cloacae complex sp. ECNIH7 DNA encoding:
- the folB gene encoding bifunctional dihydroneopterin aldolase/7,8-dihydroneopterin epimerase: MDIVFIEQLSVITTIGVYDWEQTIEQKLVFDIEMGWDNRKSAKSDDVNDCLSYADISETVIAHVEGQRFALVERVAEEVAELLLKKFKSPWVRIKLSKPGAVARAANVGVIIERGTNLKGKI
- the bacA gene encoding undecaprenyl-diphosphate phosphatase → MSDMHSLLVAAILGVVEGLTEFLPVSSTGHMIIVGHLLGFEGDTAKTFEVVIQLGSILAVVVMFWRRLFGLIGIHFGRPPQHEGAGKGRLSLIHILLGMIPAVVLGLVFHDVIKSLFNPINVMYALVVGGLLLIAAEVLKPKTPRAEGLDDMTYRQAFIIGCFQCLALWPGFSRSGATISGGMLMGVSRYAASEFSFLLAVPMMMGATALDLYKSIGFLTTGDIPMFAVGFITAFIVALIAIKTFLQLIKRISFIPFAIYRFIVAAAVYVVFF